One window of the Nocardia terpenica genome contains the following:
- a CDS encoding Ig-like domain-containing protein: MAGIGTSLTTLKNAQRALLLKPLDAAVFLAPWYTPSPTAFTDNTATLQPLPTGYLSVGLIDKKSGVAFARNVTAAPIESYGELQPTRDDIVDDTTTLEFEPQQTNALTIALTTNAALQSIQASGINGEVLFAQPSAPQIVYYSAIVIGKDGTDSNPIYIYKVMPKVAVTKWGGENWVPTGLTSQKLTLTAFKDDVAGFAVAHGFGGAGWKALLAKTGIPYPVTSLSLSPNTLTVVHGGAPSIPITVVDQLGNPVTGTIAWTSSATATATVSNAGIVTGIAAGTATITATYTPAGGATATGTCTVTVS, translated from the coding sequence GTGGCTGGTATCGGCACCTCGTTGACGACGTTGAAGAACGCACAACGCGCCCTGCTGCTGAAACCCCTGGATGCGGCCGTATTCCTCGCACCGTGGTACACCCCCTCCCCGACCGCGTTCACCGACAACACAGCGACGTTGCAGCCGCTCCCGACCGGATACCTGTCGGTTGGCCTGATCGACAAGAAAAGTGGTGTCGCGTTCGCGCGTAACGTGACGGCTGCGCCGATCGAGTCGTACGGCGAACTCCAGCCCACCAGGGATGACATTGTCGACGACACCACCACCTTGGAGTTCGAGCCGCAGCAGACCAACGCGTTGACGATCGCTCTCACCACGAACGCTGCCCTTCAGTCCATCCAGGCCAGCGGCATCAACGGGGAGGTGCTGTTCGCGCAGCCGTCGGCTCCGCAGATCGTTTACTACTCGGCGATCGTGATCGGCAAGGACGGTACTGATTCGAACCCGATCTACATCTACAAGGTGATGCCGAAGGTCGCCGTCACCAAGTGGGGCGGCGAGAACTGGGTGCCGACCGGACTCACCAGCCAGAAGCTGACCCTCACGGCATTCAAGGATGATGTCGCCGGGTTCGCGGTGGCGCACGGGTTTGGTGGCGCAGGCTGGAAGGCGTTGCTTGCCAAGACGGGTATCCCGTATCCGGTCACCAGCCTGAGCCTGTCTCCGAACACACTGACCGTCGTGCACGGCGGCGCGCCATCGATACCGATCACGGTAGTCGACCAACTCGGCAACCCTGTCACCGGCACCATCGCGTGGACATCGTCGGCGACCGCCACCGCCACCGTCTCCAACGCCGGGATCGTCACTGGTATCGCCGCAGGGACAGCGACGATCACCGCTACCTATACCCCCGCGGGCGGTGCCACCGCGACCGGCACCTGCACCGTCACCGTCAGCTGA